Proteins found in one Pirellulales bacterium genomic segment:
- the tatC gene encoding twin-arginine translocase subunit TatC, with product MKFQPPNEDLFKDSTMTFGEHLEELRICLFRALIGLVIGICIGLLLGQQIVLLVQKPLVDALEGYYAHKAEKNLPAYLSALRDSRQTLGFTEKEAIAAIQHGLVPERVYVSRQSAETARAKPSAAVTDEEATSDQTAAALNLVPMLIWRPSTEIQGVRPTTLSAQEAFSIWIKASVVAGIIISSPWVFYQLWSFVAAGLYPNEKHYVHVFLPFSLGLFLAGAALAFFFVFKPVLDFLIGFNQWLGLDPDPRISEWFSFVLILPLGFGISFQLPLVMLFLDRIGIFSVQMYLEKWRIAIFAITVISAVLTPADPYSIFLMAIPLIVLYFGGVALCHYLPRRKSPYDEDE from the coding sequence ATGAAGTTTCAGCCGCCGAACGAGGATCTGTTCAAAGACAGCACCATGACCTTCGGGGAACACCTCGAAGAGTTGCGGATTTGCCTGTTTCGCGCGCTGATTGGCCTGGTGATCGGTATTTGCATTGGTTTGCTGCTGGGGCAGCAAATTGTTCTCTTGGTGCAAAAGCCCCTGGTCGACGCGCTCGAGGGCTATTACGCCCACAAGGCGGAGAAGAATTTGCCGGCTTATCTGAGCGCTCTTCGCGATAGTCGACAGACGCTGGGATTCACCGAGAAAGAAGCAATTGCGGCAATCCAACATGGACTGGTGCCGGAGCGAGTCTATGTCAGTCGGCAATCGGCCGAGACGGCCCGCGCAAAGCCTTCCGCCGCTGTGACCGACGAGGAAGCGACCTCCGATCAAACCGCCGCGGCGCTGAATCTGGTGCCCATGCTCATCTGGCGTCCTAGCACCGAGATTCAGGGAGTCCGCCCCACAACACTCAGCGCTCAGGAGGCGTTCTCCATCTGGATCAAGGCCTCGGTGGTGGCGGGCATCATCATTTCCAGCCCGTGGGTTTTTTACCAGTTGTGGTCGTTTGTCGCCGCCGGATTGTATCCCAACGAAAAGCACTATGTTCACGTGTTCCTGCCGTTCAGCCTGGGGCTGTTTCTGGCGGGCGCGGCGCTGGCGTTTTTCTTCGTGTTCAAGCCGGTGCTCGACTTTTTGATTGGCTTCAATCAATGGCTGGGGCTCGATCCCGATCCGCGCATCAGCGAGTGGTTCAGCTTTGTGCTGATCCTGCCGTTGGGCTTTGGCATCAGCTTTCAGCTTCCCTTGGTGATGCTGTTCTTAGACCGCATCGGCATCTTCAGCGTACAGATGTATCTGGAGAAATGGCGCATCGCCATCTTCGCGATCACGGTGATTTCGGCGGTGCTCACGCCCGCCGATCCGTACAGCATCTTCTTGATGGCGATACCGCTCATCGTGCTGTATTTCGGCGGGGTGGCGCTGTGCCACTATCTGCCGCGACGGAAAAGCCCATACGACGAGGATGAATAA
- a CDS encoding porin, with product MRLSQWALCTALLAVLAPSAALAQQPYPMLPSSGVQRTAYEYRDYYAQDPALRDEEGGGHVTTRAEDEAYQAQSGGLAAAAAGNGSGDNGCGNGCGEEEAEGPCRLFECEWLESRNITIAGWVAQSPFTWNPQNPDNRFNGIVTWTDRSNEYQLNQLYWYAEKTTDTESYGSDIGGRVDLMYGTDTRFTQALGLEDKWNLGQRFYGLALPQLYMEAAFGDTKTKLGHFYCPSGYEVVPTVNNFFNTLPLTFQYGEPFTLTGLLTTYAASDNLSLGGGFVRGWDTWDGSNPASSPNLAPIGAVTATGEGGDSLAFFVIESQELNQNGQFTHRHLNTFAYSVPLNNEWTYVAQHDLGYQNAAMANGKSAWWYGFNNYLFYKVSDTWTWGVRAEWFRDQDGFRVGGFLPTLANGSTRGLPTTFSGYAGNFTELTFGANWKPTANFVARPCIRWDTYAGEDNNAGGLRPFDDGNKNWQILVGGDIILLY from the coding sequence ATGAGACTGTCCCAATGGGCGCTTTGCACAGCGCTGTTGGCAGTGCTCGCTCCTAGCGCCGCCTTAGCCCAGCAACCTTACCCAATGTTGCCTTCGAGCGGCGTTCAGCGAACTGCCTATGAGTATCGAGATTACTACGCCCAAGACCCTGCCTTGCGCGACGAAGAAGGGGGTGGGCATGTCACCACACGCGCAGAGGACGAGGCCTATCAAGCGCAATCGGGTGGACTCGCCGCCGCGGCCGCCGGAAATGGCAGCGGGGACAATGGATGCGGGAACGGCTGCGGTGAGGAGGAAGCTGAAGGACCATGCCGACTCTTTGAGTGCGAATGGCTGGAATCGCGAAACATTACCATTGCGGGCTGGGTCGCGCAGTCGCCATTTACGTGGAATCCTCAGAACCCGGACAATCGATTCAACGGTATTGTGACCTGGACGGATCGTTCGAACGAGTATCAACTCAATCAGTTGTACTGGTACGCTGAGAAAACTACTGACACCGAGAGCTATGGCTCCGACATCGGCGGTCGCGTCGATTTGATGTACGGCACCGATACTCGCTTCACGCAAGCGCTGGGGCTCGAAGACAAGTGGAATCTAGGCCAGCGCTTCTATGGCCTCGCCCTGCCACAGTTGTACATGGAAGCGGCTTTCGGCGATACGAAAACCAAACTGGGCCACTTCTACTGCCCGTCGGGTTACGAAGTAGTGCCTACGGTTAATAACTTCTTCAACACCTTGCCTCTCACCTTCCAATACGGCGAGCCCTTCACGCTGACCGGACTGCTCACCACATACGCGGCGTCGGACAATCTGTCGCTGGGTGGCGGTTTTGTGCGCGGCTGGGACACCTGGGATGGCAGTAACCCAGCCTCCAGCCCCAATCTCGCGCCGATCGGCGCCGTCACGGCGACTGGCGAGGGGGGTGATTCGTTGGCCTTCTTTGTCATCGAAAGCCAGGAACTCAATCAGAACGGTCAGTTCACGCACCGGCATCTGAACACCTTTGCCTACAGTGTGCCACTCAACAATGAGTGGACCTATGTCGCCCAGCACGACCTGGGATATCAAAACGCCGCAATGGCCAACGGCAAGAGCGCTTGGTGGTACGGCTTCAACAACTACCTGTTCTATAAAGTCAGCGACACGTGGACCTGGGGTGTGCGCGCCGAATGGTTCCGCGATCAGGACGGGTTTCGCGTCGGTGGCTTCCTTCCCACACTGGCCAACGGCAGCACTCGCGGATTGCCCACCACCTTTTCGGGCTATGCCGGCAACTTCACCGAGTTGACGTTTGGCGCCAACTGGAAGCCGACCGCCAACTTTGTGGCGCGACCTTGCATTCGCTGGGACACCTATGCCGGTGAGGACAACAACGCCGGCGGCCTGCGTCCCTTCGACGATGGCAACAAGAACTGGCAAATCCTGGTCGGCGGCGACATCATCCTGCTGTACTAA
- a CDS encoding P-II family nitrogen regulator has product MKLIIAIIQPSRLEAVKAALTEVEVFRLTVMDCQGFGRQKGHTEVYRGHEFTVNLLRKVQLQIAVNDEFVEPTVNAIIKGGRTGDKGEIGDGKIFILPLDDCIRIRTGERGSEAI; this is encoded by the coding sequence ATGAAACTGATTATCGCCATCATTCAGCCTAGTCGATTAGAGGCCGTCAAAGCGGCGCTTACCGAAGTCGAGGTGTTTCGGCTGACCGTGATGGACTGCCAGGGATTTGGCCGCCAGAAGGGGCATACCGAGGTCTACCGCGGCCACGAGTTCACCGTCAACCTGCTGCGCAAGGTGCAATTACAGATCGCGGTCAACGACGAGTTCGTCGAGCCGACCGTCAATGCGATCATCAAGGGTGGCCGCACCGGAGATAAGGGCGAAATTGGCGACGGCAAGATCTTCATTCTGCCGCTCGACGATTGCATTCGTATCCGCACCGGCGAGCGCGGCAGCGAAGCCATCTAG
- a CDS encoding inositol oxygenase has translation MIDRAKSASQQPLASLDEWEDDLKRRYPEPAADNKPFCATDPDKKKEEFRDYRAEARASVKEFYRLNHTHQTVDFVRGKRAQFLPLAKKRMGVWEALEFLNTLVDDSDPDTDVPQIEHCLQTAEAIRRDGHPDWFIVTGLIHDLGKILCLYGEPQWAVVGDTFPVGCKFSDKIVFPEFFAANPDSAMPEYQTECGMYEERGGLDQVLMSWGHDEYLYHVVKEHLPEPALYMVRYHSFYPAHREGEYQHLMSRHDQEMFDWVRKFNPYDLYTKSEQRPDVAALRPFYQDLIDRYFPAEIAW, from the coding sequence ATGATCGATCGCGCCAAATCCGCCTCGCAACAACCCCTGGCAAGCCTGGACGAATGGGAAGACGATCTCAAGCGTCGCTATCCCGAACCGGCGGCCGATAACAAGCCGTTTTGCGCGACGGACCCCGACAAGAAGAAAGAAGAATTTCGCGATTACCGCGCCGAGGCTCGGGCCAGCGTCAAGGAGTTCTATCGCCTCAACCACACGCACCAAACGGTCGACTTTGTGCGCGGCAAGCGCGCGCAATTCCTGCCGCTTGCCAAGAAGCGCATGGGCGTGTGGGAAGCGTTGGAATTCCTCAACACCCTGGTTGACGATAGCGATCCTGACACCGACGTGCCGCAGATTGAGCACTGCCTGCAAACCGCCGAGGCGATTCGCCGCGATGGCCATCCCGATTGGTTCATCGTAACCGGCTTGATCCACGACTTGGGCAAGATTCTCTGCCTGTATGGTGAGCCGCAGTGGGCGGTGGTGGGAGACACCTTCCCCGTCGGCTGCAAGTTCTCAGACAAGATCGTCTTCCCGGAGTTCTTTGCCGCGAATCCAGACTCAGCGATGCCCGAGTATCAGACCGAGTGCGGCATGTACGAGGAGCGCGGCGGACTGGATCAAGTGCTGATGTCGTGGGGGCACGACGAGTACCTATATCATGTGGTCAAGGAGCACCTGCCGGAGCCAGCGCTGTACATGGTGCGTTATCACTCTTTCTACCCCGCGCATCGAGAGGGGGAGTATCAGCATTTGATGAGCAGGCACGACCAGGAGATGTTTGATTGGGTGCGCAAGTTCAACCCCTATGATCTATACACCAAGAGCGAGCAGCGCCCCGATGTGGCCGCGCTACGGCCGTTTTATCAAGACTTGATCGACCGCTACTTTCCCGCCGAAATCGCCTGGTAG